A single genomic interval of Pelagerythrobacter marensis harbors:
- a CDS encoding autotransporter outer membrane beta-barrel domain-containing protein, giving the protein MNRYLLATTAIAALATPLAAQTVISDDRTQPVRTSTVKSGSPDSIRIDEDGSVVVTGGTAVTMDSDHTVTNEGAIKITNANGATGIAAEAGTTGDIVNSGTITIDETYTPEDIDNDGDADGPFAVGTGRAGIRTLGAHTGDISNSGKIVVEGNDSAGIALGGPLTGDFTHNGETTVTGSNSVGVDTQDITGNVRLAGKVTAQGEGAIGARFGGDVDGAMVVQGEITSTGYRYPTPPSDQSKLDADDKLQGGSALVVEGDVTGGIVLAAAPKDSDSNNDDEDGDGIDDDKEGTAKVVSAGEAPAMVIGAEDRDIAIGPVAGSGSDFGVIIEGEVGGSGVYSGVDGNGLVIGGRGGAVDIANGVSISGTVAAKAIGAAEATALRIGADATVPEIRNSGTISASAGNDDESLAVAVVVDEGASVETIRNSGTIEAGVSGKDGTATAIVDRSGGVALIENSGAISATGADAASDRNIAIDLSANTAGVTVRQTEVASGKDAPSIEGNVLFGSGDDTFEIADGTVAGKVAFGAGDNRLALSGDAEQTGSVVFGGGDDTMSLAGKSVFDGSVDFGGGADELTLAGSAQFVGTLTNAANLAVRVDGGVLGLSRPTAIGSLDLASGAILDVTLDKDAGEGTMIDVAGTATFEDDAKLRFRLADIDDAEGRYVVLTAGDLQVGDELEGDSSLLPFMYKATIDADEAANELAVDIDRKTTTELGLNRSQSAAYDAILDALGEDEEIAGVFLNITDGDSFRDTVTLMLPDHAGGAFEGVSLGMRTMSRFLTDPQGPIEPTSKIHLIFDAGGWGSQKDQGETAAYDQSGLGFAAGAEISTGLGRFGGTITYLWNRHDIGDTSAVHSGTYEIAAHWVGKWGGLQTFARAGIGMVDFDGTRHFDATVGDEVVSRDIEREWNGTVTSFMGGASFEGGSQFFFFRPAVSFDYVRLKEDGYTDTGGGGLNLTVAERTSDEFAVNGGLTLGVDFKGMRARDETWFRVEGEGGWREVVGGSLGDTTAHFEGGDPFTLQAEQSANGWYARLRALGGDEAFTISGEAGAEERHDDVGFTLRGTIRMGF; this is encoded by the coding sequence ATGAATCGCTACTTGCTCGCGACCACCGCGATTGCCGCACTTGCCACCCCGCTGGCCGCCCAGACCGTGATCTCCGACGACCGGACCCAGCCGGTGCGGACGTCGACGGTCAAGAGCGGATCACCCGATTCGATCCGAATCGACGAGGATGGCTCGGTCGTCGTCACCGGCGGCACCGCGGTCACGATGGACAGCGACCATACCGTCACCAACGAAGGCGCGATCAAGATCACCAATGCCAACGGCGCCACCGGCATCGCGGCCGAGGCGGGCACCACCGGCGATATCGTCAATTCAGGCACGATCACGATCGACGAGACTTATACCCCCGAAGATATCGACAACGACGGCGACGCGGACGGACCTTTCGCGGTCGGCACCGGGCGCGCCGGGATCCGCACGCTGGGCGCGCACACCGGCGACATTTCCAACAGCGGCAAGATCGTCGTCGAAGGCAACGATTCCGCCGGCATCGCGCTGGGCGGGCCGTTGACCGGCGATTTCACCCACAACGGCGAAACCACCGTGACCGGCAGCAATTCGGTCGGGGTCGACACGCAGGATATCACCGGGAATGTCCGTCTGGCCGGCAAAGTGACGGCGCAGGGCGAAGGCGCGATCGGCGCGCGCTTCGGCGGGGATGTCGATGGCGCAATGGTCGTGCAGGGGGAAATCACTTCCACCGGATATCGTTACCCCACACCGCCTTCGGACCAGTCGAAGCTCGATGCCGACGACAAGCTCCAGGGCGGATCGGCTCTCGTGGTGGAAGGCGACGTGACCGGCGGCATCGTCCTCGCCGCAGCTCCTAAGGATAGCGATTCCAATAACGACGATGAAGACGGCGACGGGATCGACGACGACAAGGAAGGCACGGCCAAAGTCGTTTCCGCCGGCGAAGCGCCGGCAATGGTGATCGGTGCCGAAGATCGCGACATCGCCATCGGACCGGTCGCGGGCAGCGGCAGCGATTTCGGCGTCATTATCGAAGGCGAAGTCGGCGGATCGGGCGTCTACTCGGGCGTCGACGGCAACGGTCTGGTGATCGGTGGGCGCGGCGGGGCGGTCGATATCGCCAACGGCGTCTCGATCTCCGGTACGGTGGCCGCCAAGGCGATCGGCGCGGCGGAGGCGACCGCGCTGCGCATCGGCGCCGACGCCACCGTGCCCGAAATCCGCAACTCCGGGACCATCAGCGCCAGCGCGGGGAACGACGACGAATCGCTGGCCGTGGCCGTGGTGGTGGACGAAGGCGCCAGCGTCGAAACGATCCGCAACAGTGGAACGATCGAGGCCGGCGTTTCGGGCAAGGATGGCACCGCGACCGCGATCGTCGACCGCAGCGGCGGCGTCGCGCTGATCGAAAACAGCGGCGCGATTTCGGCCACCGGTGCCGATGCCGCTTCGGATCGCAATATTGCGATCGACCTGTCGGCAAACACCGCGGGCGTTACCGTGCGGCAGACGGAAGTGGCATCGGGCAAGGACGCCCCCTCGATCGAAGGCAATGTCCTGTTCGGCAGCGGCGACGACACGTTCGAGATCGCCGACGGCACGGTCGCTGGCAAAGTCGCCTTCGGCGCGGGCGACAACAGGCTCGCGCTGTCGGGCGACGCCGAGCAGACCGGTTCGGTCGTGTTCGGCGGCGGCGACGATACGATGAGCCTCGCCGGCAAGTCGGTGTTCGACGGTTCGGTCGATTTCGGCGGCGGCGCGGACGAACTCACGCTTGCCGGGTCGGCGCAGTTCGTCGGAACGCTGACCAACGCGGCCAATCTTGCGGTCAGGGTCGATGGCGGGGTTCTCGGGCTTTCGCGGCCGACGGCGATCGGCTCGCTCGATCTGGCGTCGGGCGCGATCCTCGACGTGACGCTGGACAAGGACGCGGGCGAAGGCACGATGATCGACGTGGCCGGAACGGCCACGTTCGAAGACGATGCGAAGCTGCGTTTCCGCCTGGCGGATATCGACGATGCCGAAGGGCGCTATGTCGTGCTCACTGCGGGCGACCTGCAGGTCGGCGACGAACTCGAGGGCGACAGCTCGCTGCTGCCGTTCATGTACAAGGCGACGATCGACGCGGACGAGGCGGCGAACGAGCTGGCGGTCGATATCGACCGCAAGACGACCACCGAACTGGGGCTCAACCGGTCGCAGTCCGCTGCCTACGACGCGATCCTCGACGCGCTGGGCGAGGACGAGGAAATCGCCGGCGTCTTCCTCAACATCACCGATGGCGATTCGTTTCGCGATACCGTCACCCTTATGCTTCCCGATCACGCCGGCGGCGCATTCGAAGGCGTGAGCCTGGGTATGCGGACGATGTCGCGTTTCCTGACCGATCCGCAGGGACCGATCGAACCGACGTCCAAGATCCATCTGATCTTCGATGCCGGGGGCTGGGGCTCGCAGAAGGACCAGGGCGAAACGGCCGCCTACGACCAGAGCGGCCTCGGCTTTGCCGCGGGGGCGGAAATCTCCACCGGGCTCGGCCGTTTCGGCGGGACGATCACTTATCTGTGGAACCGCCATGACATCGGCGACACCAGCGCGGTCCATTCGGGGACTTACGAGATTGCCGCGCACTGGGTTGGCAAGTGGGGCGGCCTGCAGACTTTCGCGCGCGCCGGCATCGGCATGGTCGATTTCGACGGGACCCGCCACTTCGACGCTACGGTGGGCGACGAGGTCGTCTCGCGCGATATCGAGCGCGAATGGAACGGCACCGTCACCAGCTTCATGGGCGGCGCGTCGTTCGAAGGGGGCAGCCAGTTCTTCTTCTTCCGGCCGGCGGTCAGCTTCGATTACGTCCGCCTGAAGGAAGACGGCTATACCGATACCGGCGGCGGCGGGCTGAACCTGACCGTGGCCGAGCGCACGAGCGACGAGTTCGCGGTGAACGGCGGCCTCACGCTCGGCGTCGATTTCAAGGGGATGCGCGCGCGCGACGAAACTTGGT
- a CDS encoding TonB-dependent receptor, with protein sequence MPYRLPIVMAALLAATAVQAEERRVDVPAGRAGDAAAAIARQTGTSIVIAAPELAARRVPAIRGRYSTEEAVRRLAQAIGARPIAAGSMGWRLVADDRRAAPGRGARRASARPAAAPPAAPPPGVGTVPIVVLASKRDVQLRDYAGQITILDGDSLTLGGPVGTDRIADRVASVTSTYLGSGRNKLFIRGIADSSFTGPTQATVGQYLGDLRLSYNSPDPDLRLSDMEKVEVLEGPQGTLYGAGSLGGIIRLVPNEPEPGVTALSAGMGGSATQHGALGADLSAVMNLPLAGERATLRAVFDAESQGGYIDKPLIGRDDVNRTNIYGGRAIARLDAGGGWTVDLIGLGQWTEGKDSQYADREGPPLTRSANVTEGFDADYLQGQVVVSGRLGAARFRSSTGIVRQNLQERYDATQPDATAARLFVQDNDSRMIANETRIWQPMEDRFGWVAGASYTRSRTQLTRGFETIGPENASSTTAASTGVRNTVDELTVYGEASYRLREGLVATAGGRVTRSELGGQGEDVDQFLALLRAEVTAQRHETVFLPSVSLTASPIADTALYIKYQEGFRPGGLAIDGDFVRRFRSDRTATFEVGARHGQPGRGAFDLAGSLAFTRWRDIQADFIDPLGLPSTANIGDGQVWTATLSGGVAVTRGLRIEGGLSWNDSRIDSPQTLVSTRIGQIPNIARINVRAGFDYQRPLQGDLVLTAQGWTRYVGKSRLGIGPELGEEQGDYLDSGLTVRIGREDLGISLGISNLFDTEGNRFALGTPFEIGREQITPLRPRTFRLGLDLSF encoded by the coding sequence ATGCCTTACCGTCTGCCGATAGTCATGGCCGCGCTTCTCGCCGCCACCGCCGTTCAGGCGGAGGAGCGGCGCGTGGACGTGCCGGCGGGGCGGGCGGGCGATGCGGCGGCGGCGATCGCGCGCCAGACCGGCACCAGCATCGTAATCGCTGCGCCCGAGCTGGCCGCGCGGCGGGTGCCGGCGATCCGCGGCCGGTACAGCACGGAAGAAGCCGTCAGGCGGCTGGCGCAAGCCATCGGCGCACGGCCGATCGCCGCCGGATCGATGGGCTGGCGACTGGTTGCCGACGATCGCCGCGCGGCGCCCGGCCGCGGCGCGCGGCGCGCCTCCGCCCGGCCCGCCGCGGCGCCGCCCGCGGCCCCTCCGCCCGGGGTGGGGACCGTGCCGATCGTGGTTCTGGCCAGCAAGCGCGACGTGCAACTGCGCGACTATGCCGGGCAGATCACGATTCTCGACGGCGATTCGCTGACCCTGGGCGGCCCCGTGGGAACCGACCGGATCGCCGATCGCGTGGCCAGCGTCACCTCGACCTATCTCGGCAGCGGGCGCAACAAGCTGTTCATTCGCGGCATCGCCGATTCGAGCTTTACCGGGCCGACACAGGCGACGGTCGGGCAATATCTGGGCGACTTGCGGCTGAGCTACAATTCGCCCGATCCCGACTTGCGCCTGTCCGACATGGAGAAGGTCGAGGTGCTCGAGGGGCCGCAGGGCACGCTTTACGGCGCGGGATCGCTGGGCGGGATCATCCGCCTGGTGCCGAACGAGCCGGAGCCGGGGGTTACCGCGCTTTCGGCGGGCATGGGCGGCTCGGCGACCCAGCACGGCGCGCTGGGCGCGGACCTGAGCGCCGTGATGAACCTGCCGCTCGCGGGCGAGAGGGCGACCCTGCGCGCGGTGTTCGATGCCGAAAGCCAGGGCGGCTATATCGATAAGCCCCTGATCGGCCGCGACGACGTGAACCGCACCAACATCTACGGCGGGCGGGCCATCGCCCGGCTCGATGCAGGTGGTGGGTGGACCGTCGACCTGATCGGCCTCGGCCAGTGGACCGAGGGTAAGGACAGCCAGTATGCCGACCGCGAGGGGCCGCCGCTGACCCGTTCGGCCAATGTCACCGAGGGGTTCGATGCCGATTACCTGCAGGGGCAGGTGGTGGTGAGCGGCAGACTGGGGGCGGCGCGGTTCCGTTCCTCCACCGGCATTGTCCGGCAGAACCTCCAGGAACGCTACGACGCGACCCAGCCCGACGCGACCGCCGCCCGGCTGTTCGTGCAGGACAACGATTCGCGCATGATCGCCAACGAAACCCGCATCTGGCAGCCGATGGAGGATCGTTTCGGCTGGGTTGCCGGGGCCAGCTATACCCGCAGCCGCACGCAGCTGACGCGCGGTTTCGAAACGATCGGGCCCGAAAATGCCAGCTCGACCACGGCCGCGAGCACCGGCGTGCGCAATACGGTGGACGAGCTGACGGTCTATGGCGAGGCGAGCTATCGCCTGCGCGAAGGCCTGGTCGCCACGGCGGGCGGGCGCGTCACCCGTTCGGAGCTTGGCGGGCAGGGCGAGGATGTCGACCAGTTCCTCGCGCTCCTGCGTGCCGAAGTGACCGCCCAGCGCCATGAAACGGTGTTTCTGCCATCGGTCTCGCTCACCGCCAGCCCGATCGCGGACACCGCGCTCTACATCAAGTATCAGGAAGGGTTCCGGCCGGGCGGCCTTGCGATCGACGGCGATTTCGTCCGCCGGTTCCGCAGCGACCGCACCGCCACCTTCGAAGTCGGCGCGCGCCACGGGCAGCCGGGCCGGGGGGCGTTCGATCTCGCCGGCAGTCTCGCCTTCACCCGCTGGCGCGACATTCAGGCCGATTTCATCGATCCGCTCGGCCTGCCGAGCACTGCCAATATCGGCGACGGCCAGGTCTGGACGGCGACCCTGTCGGGCGGGGTTGCGGTAACGCGCGGCTTGCGCATCGAAGGCGGCCTCTCGTGGAACGACAGCCGGATCGACAGCCCGCAGACCCTGGTCTCCACCCGGATCGGCCAGATCCCCAATATCGCGCGGATCAATGTGCGCGCGGGGTTCGACTACCAGCGGCCGCTGCAGGGCGATCTCGTGCTCACCGCCCAGGGATGGACCCGTTACGTCGGCAAATCGCGCCTCGGGATCGGCCCCGAACTGGGCGAGGAGCAGGGCGACTATCTCGACAGCGGGCTGACCGTCCGCATCGGGCGGGAGGATCTGGGCATTTCGCTCGGCATATCCAACCTCTTCGATACCGAAGGCAATCGCTTCGCGCTGGGCACCCCGTTCGAGATCGGGCGCGAACAGATCACGCCGCTGCGTCCGCGCACGTTCCGGCTGGGGCTGGATCTTTCCTTCTAG
- a CDS encoding FecR family protein, translating to MTEDAIAWAVKTGDPSFEDWDAFTLWLEADPEHARAYDRAVAAVADAAEADLPSRVVNDDASLPGVGASAPGRGVASQAGRWRWAALAATVVLVAMVGFLQLRGSGYTIETEAGETLVVPLDDGSEIALGGGARVTLDRDRPRFAVLERGRALFTVRHDESDPFTVSVGEETLVDAGTVFDVTRAGTTTSVAVSEGVVLVNPGRKPARLEPGDMLSVTDGSDAYRRSTVPVARIGEWQTGRLTFDNAPLGEIARELSASTGIAFAAAPAVAGRRATGSVALAPLAQDPQAVGPLFGVAVRRKGDSWMIDSR from the coding sequence ATGACCGAAGACGCAATTGCCTGGGCCGTGAAGACCGGCGACCCCTCGTTCGAGGATTGGGACGCCTTCACCCTGTGGCTGGAGGCGGACCCCGAACATGCGCGCGCCTACGACCGGGCAGTGGCGGCAGTGGCCGATGCGGCCGAAGCCGATCTGCCGTCGCGCGTGGTCAACGACGACGCTTCGCTGCCCGGGGTGGGGGCAAGCGCGCCCGGCCGCGGCGTTGCTTCTCAGGCCGGGCGCTGGCGCTGGGCCGCGCTGGCGGCGACCGTGGTGCTGGTGGCGATGGTCGGCTTTCTCCAGTTGCGCGGATCGGGCTATACGATCGAGACCGAGGCCGGCGAAACCCTGGTCGTGCCGCTGGACGACGGGAGCGAGATCGCCCTCGGCGGCGGCGCGCGCGTGACGCTCGACCGGGACCGGCCGCGCTTCGCCGTGCTGGAGCGGGGCCGGGCGCTGTTCACCGTCCGCCACGACGAGAGCGATCCGTTCACCGTTTCGGTCGGCGAGGAGACCCTGGTCGATGCCGGCACCGTCTTCGACGTGACCCGCGCCGGCACGACGACCAGCGTGGCCGTTTCCGAAGGCGTCGTGCTGGTCAATCCGGGGCGGAAGCCGGCCCGGCTCGAACCCGGCGACATGCTGAGCGTGACCGACGGCAGCGACGCCTATCGCCGGTCGACCGTGCCGGTCGCGCGGATCGGGGAGTGGCAGACGGGCCGCCTGACGTTCGACAATGCCCCCCTGGGCGAGATTGCCCGCGAACTGTCCGCCAGCACCGGGATCGCGTTCGCCGCCGCCCCGGCGGTTGCCGGCCGCCGCGCGACCGGCAGCGTCGCGCTCGCTCCGCTGGCGCAGGACCCGCAGGCGGTGGGGCCGCTGTTCGGCGTTGCCGTGCGGCGCAAAGGGGATAGCTGGATGATCGATAGCCGTTGA
- a CDS encoding RNA polymerase sigma factor has protein sequence MPSNPAPNGLEAAFLANRERLVRFLRARGAGDAAEDLVHEVWLKISAARTGPLASPLAYLFRTADLVMIDRYRSERQARRREQAWSEVAGSANPGVSDAPSGERVVIGRQHARIVADALNALGRRPAAIFRRHRIDGVPQKIVAEEFGVSLSTVESDLRRAYRALLEIRERLDED, from the coding sequence GTGCCCAGCAACCCCGCTCCGAACGGTCTCGAAGCCGCTTTCCTCGCGAATCGCGAGCGGCTGGTGCGTTTCCTGCGCGCGCGCGGGGCGGGCGATGCGGCGGAGGATCTGGTGCACGAGGTCTGGCTGAAGATCTCGGCCGCGCGCACCGGCCCGCTGGCCTCTCCGCTGGCCTATCTGTTCCGCACCGCCGACCTGGTGATGATCGACCGCTATCGCTCCGAACGCCAGGCGCGCAGGCGCGAACAGGCGTGGAGCGAAGTCGCGGGTTCGGCAAATCCCGGCGTCTCCGACGCGCCTTCGGGAGAACGGGTCGTGATCGGCCGCCAGCACGCGCGGATCGTGGCCGACGCGCTCAATGCGCTCGGCCGGCGTCCGGCCGCGATTTTCCGGCGGCACCGGATCGACGGTGTTCCGCAGAAGATCGTGGCCGAGGAATTCGGCGTCAGCCTGAGCACGGTGGAAAGCGATCTGAGGCGCGCCTACCGCGCTCTTCTGGAGATCAGGGAGCGGCTGGATGAGGATTGA